From the genome of Bacillota bacterium, one region includes:
- a CDS encoding ABC transporter permease, whose translation MAQATAPMAPGTVPVNIWQVRWRLWKRGLRENWDVFRASRIGPTGLAIIIFFGLFALAHPILMATVWPAHVYDPVTGYDPMILHPSAPTRGHLLGTDPYGRDVLSQLMYSTRWEFVLGVVSAVISVVIGTSVGTISAYFGGWVDTLFMRLADLLLLFPFIAFLLVLGALFEIDLFDLAIIIGLLSGFGGITIIIKSQALSVSVRPYVEAARLAGGSPWWVIRKHIIPNVMPLSFLYMMFNVTSAILSEATLSFFGLLNVRISWGLMINTAETGGYLLMFDKFWWLWLPAGLAITALCAAFYLVGRGLDEVVNPRLRKR comes from the coding sequence ATGGCACAGGCAACGGCTCCTATGGCACCCGGCACGGTCCCGGTGAACATCTGGCAGGTCAGGTGGCGGCTTTGGAAGCGGGGCTTGCGAGAAAACTGGGATGTCTTCCGGGCGAGTCGCATCGGGCCCACGGGGTTGGCCATCATCATCTTCTTCGGCCTGTTCGCGCTCGCCCACCCGATCCTGATGGCCACCGTGTGGCCAGCCCATGTCTATGACCCCGTCACCGGCTACGATCCGATGATCCTGCATCCGTCTGCGCCGACGCGAGGGCACCTGCTGGGGACGGATCCTTACGGACGGGACGTCCTGAGCCAGCTCATGTACAGCACCCGCTGGGAGTTCGTATTGGGCGTCGTCTCGGCCGTGATCAGCGTGGTCATCGGGACGTCGGTGGGAACCATCTCGGCCTACTTCGGCGGCTGGGTCGACACCCTGTTCATGCGGCTCGCGGACCTGTTGCTCCTCTTTCCGTTCATCGCCTTCCTCCTGGTGCTCGGGGCGCTCTTCGAGATCGACCTGTTCGACCTGGCCATCATCATCGGGCTTCTGTCCGGCTTTGGCGGCATCACCATCATCATCAAGTCGCAGGCGCTGTCCGTTTCGGTGCGTCCCTACGTCGAGGCGGCCCGGCTTGCGGGCGGGAGCCCCTGGTGGGTCATCCGCAAGCACATCATCCCCAACGTGATGCCCCTGTCGTTCCTCTACATGATGTTCAACGTGACCAGCGCCATCCTGTCCGAGGCCACCCTCTCGTTCTTCGGGTTGCTCAACGTCCGCATCAGCTGGGGGCTCATGATCAACACGGCGGAGACCGGCGGCTACCTGCTCATGTTTGACAAGTTCTGGTGGTTGTGGCTGCCGGCCGGGCTGGCCATCACGGCGCTGTGCGCCGCGTTCTACCTGGTGGGGCGCGGGCTCGACGAAGTGGTTAACCCCCGGCTCCGGAAGAGGTGA
- a CDS encoding ABC transporter ATP-binding protein — protein sequence MPLLKIESLNMQYTTRRGPIRAVQDVDLTLEAGESLGIVGESGSGKTSLAVSIMKLLPDNARITGGHIYLDGSDLVTLSERQMRSVRWRKVAMIFQAAMNSWNPVYTVGDQIAEVIQTHEPHASRQQARERIAELFNLVGLAPDRMDHYPHEYSGGMKQRAVIAMSLACNPRLVIADEPTTALDVIVQEKILEELDAVRRRLGMTMIYISHDVAVIAEVSDRVAVMYAGRLVEVGRASDVFKRARHPYTGGLMASFPTLYGPKRELVTIPGEPPNLLSPPAGCPFHPRCPYATEECRAKMPPLEAAGDGAGHIVACWHPLSGQDVRADFEARAAAASASQAGGGAA from the coding sequence TTGCCGCTGCTTAAGATCGAAAGCCTCAACATGCAGTACACCACGCGCCGCGGTCCCATCCGTGCCGTACAGGATGTGGATCTCACGCTCGAGGCGGGCGAGTCGCTGGGCATCGTGGGGGAGTCGGGGTCGGGCAAGACATCGCTTGCCGTCTCCATCATGAAGCTCCTGCCCGACAACGCCCGTATCACCGGAGGCCACATCTACCTGGACGGCAGCGACCTCGTGACGCTGTCCGAACGGCAGATGCGGTCGGTGCGGTGGCGGAAGGTGGCCATGATCTTCCAGGCCGCCATGAACTCCTGGAACCCCGTCTACACCGTCGGCGACCAGATCGCGGAGGTCATCCAGACCCACGAGCCCCACGCCAGCCGCCAGCAGGCCCGGGAGCGCATCGCCGAGCTCTTCAACCTGGTGGGGCTGGCGCCCGACCGGATGGACCATTACCCCCACGAGTACAGCGGCGGCATGAAGCAGCGGGCCGTCATCGCCATGTCGCTGGCCTGCAACCCCAGGCTCGTCATTGCCGACGAGCCGACGACGGCCCTGGACGTCATCGTCCAGGAGAAGATCCTGGAAGAGCTGGATGCCGTGCGGCGCAGGCTCGGCATGACGATGATCTACATCTCGCATGACGTGGCGGTCATTGCCGAAGTCAGCGACCGGGTGGCGGTGATGTACGCCGGGCGGCTGGTAGAGGTGGGCCGCGCTTCGGACGTCTTCAAGCGGGCGCGCCACCCGTACACCGGAGGGCTGATGGCCTCCTTCCCGACCCTGTACGGGCCCAAGCGGGAGCTGGTAACCATCCCGGGAGAGCCGCCCAACCTGCTATCACCGCCGGCGGGCTGCCCTTTCCACCCCCGCTGCCCATATGCTACAGAAGAGTGCCGGGCAAAGATGCCGCCGCTTGAAGCGGCCGGTGATGGAGCGGGCCACATCGTGGCGTGCTGGCATCCGCTTTCGGGCCAGGACGTGCGGGCGGACTTCGAGGCCAGGGCGGCCGCGGCGTCGGCTTCGCAGGCAGGGGGTGGCGCGGCATGA